A single Deinococcus betulae DNA region contains:
- a CDS encoding ABC transporter ATP-binding protein, giving the protein MTAPVKTSSQSRSAMPITGDTLLDVKNLQKYFPIRGGLLSRVVGNVKAVNDVSFQIGRGEVVGLVGESGSGKTTAGRAILRLIEPTGGQVIFNGTDITKLSKGQMRDYRREMQIIFQDPFASLNPRMTVSDIIGEAMQIHNLHPGKGRMDRIAELLQKVGLRPEHMRRYPHEFSGGQRQRIGIARALAVDPAFIVADEPVSALDVSIQAQVVNLLQDLQEELGLTVLFIAHDLAVVEYICDRIIVMYLGRVMEIAPSRQLNTNPRHPYTEALLSAAPVPDPTVKRQRIILEGDIPSPINPPSGCVFRTRCRYAIADCANIIPELREVSPGHFKACIRDDIL; this is encoded by the coding sequence ATGACCGCTCCTGTCAAGACCAGTTCGCAGTCCCGCAGCGCCATGCCCATCACGGGCGACACCCTGCTGGACGTCAAGAACCTTCAGAAATATTTTCCTATTCGCGGCGGATTACTCTCCCGTGTGGTGGGAAACGTCAAGGCCGTCAACGATGTGTCGTTCCAGATTGGGCGCGGCGAAGTGGTGGGTCTGGTGGGCGAGTCCGGCTCGGGGAAAACTACGGCTGGGCGCGCCATCCTGCGCCTGATTGAGCCCACGGGCGGCCAGGTCATCTTCAACGGCACCGACATCACGAAGCTCAGCAAGGGCCAGATGCGGGACTACCGCCGTGAGATGCAGATCATCTTTCAGGACCCCTTTGCGTCCCTGAACCCGCGCATGACGGTCTCGGACATCATCGGCGAGGCCATGCAGATTCATAACCTGCACCCTGGCAAGGGCCGTATGGACCGCATTGCCGAACTGCTGCAAAAGGTCGGCCTGCGCCCCGAACATATGCGCCGCTACCCGCACGAGTTCTCGGGCGGGCAGCGCCAGCGCATCGGCATTGCGCGCGCGCTGGCCGTGGACCCCGCGTTTATCGTGGCCGACGAGCCGGTGTCGGCGCTAGACGTGTCCATTCAGGCGCAGGTCGTCAATCTGCTACAGGACCTTCAGGAAGAACTGGGCCTGACGGTGCTGTTTATCGCCCACGACCTGGCCGTCGTGGAGTACATCTGCGACCGAATCATCGTGATGTACCTGGGCCGCGTGATGGAAATTGCGCCCAGCCGCCAACTGAACACCAACCCCAGGCACCCGTACACCGAGGCCCTGCTCTCGGCGGCGCCGGTGCCCGATCCCACGGTCAAACGCCAGCGCATCATTCTGGAAGGGGACATTCCCAGCCCCATCAATCCGCCCAGTGGCTGTGTGTTCCGCACCCGCTGCCGCTACGCGATTGCCGACTGCGCTAACATCATCCCCGAATTGCGCGAAGTTAGCCCCGGCCACTTCAAGGCTTGCATCCGCGACGACATTCTGTAA
- a CDS encoding ABC transporter ATP-binding protein codes for MTHQGEVLLAVNGLKTYFNTDDGVVKSVDGVTFHIKKGETLAVVGESGSGKSVTSLSVMRLIPSPPGKIVEGEILFTGKDGAPKDITKLSEAAMRKIRGNDISMIFQEPMTSLNPVYTVGDQIAEAVMLHQGKNKKEAMGVATDMLRFVGIPAPEKRVNEYPHQMSGGMRQRVMIAMALSCKPALLIADEPTTALDVTIQAQILDLMRKLQKEVGMSILFITHNLGVVAEMADRVVVMYGGRVVEEGDVVEIFKAPRHPYTMGLLNSIPRPGEVEHVPGQPKGRLEAIPGNVPNPLSLPPGCAFEPRCKFAVPDCSKAVPALEDTGHGHMARCIRWREFAQAQEVTA; via the coding sequence ATGACCCACCAGGGTGAAGTCCTGCTGGCCGTAAACGGCCTCAAGACGTATTTCAATACTGACGACGGCGTCGTCAAGAGCGTGGACGGCGTGACCTTCCACATCAAGAAGGGCGAGACCCTGGCGGTTGTGGGTGAATCGGGCTCGGGCAAGAGCGTAACCAGCTTGTCGGTCATGCGCCTCATTCCCAGCCCTCCGGGCAAGATCGTGGAGGGCGAGATTCTCTTCACGGGCAAGGACGGCGCGCCCAAAGACATCACCAAGCTCAGCGAAGCGGCGATGCGCAAGATTCGCGGCAATGACATCTCCATGATTTTTCAGGAGCCGATGACCAGTCTGAACCCCGTGTATACGGTGGGCGACCAGATTGCCGAAGCGGTCATGCTGCACCAGGGCAAGAACAAGAAAGAGGCCATGGGCGTGGCCACCGACATGCTGCGGTTCGTGGGCATTCCAGCACCTGAAAAGCGCGTCAATGAATACCCACACCAGATGTCGGGCGGGATGCGCCAGCGCGTGATGATTGCTATGGCCCTGTCGTGCAAGCCGGCCCTGCTGATCGCCGATGAGCCCACCACCGCTCTGGACGTGACCATTCAGGCCCAGATTCTGGACCTGATGCGCAAGCTGCAAAAAGAAGTGGGCATGAGCATCCTGTTTATTACGCACAACCTGGGCGTGGTGGCCGAAATGGCCGACCGCGTGGTCGTCATGTACGGCGGGCGCGTGGTGGAAGAAGGCGACGTGGTCGAGATCTTCAAAGCCCCCCGCCACCCCTACACCATGGGCCTGCTGAACTCGATTCCCCGTCCGGGTGAGGTGGAGCATGTGCCCGGCCAGCCCAAGGGCCGCCTGGAAGCCATTCCTGGCAACGTGCCCAATCCCCTGAGCCTGCCGCCCGGCTGCGCCTTCGAGCCGCGCTGCAAGTTCGCCGTTCCCGACTGCTCGAAAGCTGTGCCCGCGCTGGAAGACACCGGGCATGGCCACATGGCCCGCTGCATCCGCTGGCGTGAATTTGCCCAGGCCCAGGAAGTGACCGCATGA